From Paenibacillus sp. PL2-23:
GAGCATGCCAGCCACGTCAGAACCGAGCAGGAGGGCTTGCTTGACACATGCGGCACGGGCGGATCAGGCATACACAAATTCAATATTTCCACAGCGTCCTCCATCATTGCCTCTGCGGCCGGCATTCGAGTCGCGAAGCATGGCAATCGGGCGATGTCGGGCAAATCGGGCAGCGCGGACGTGCTTGAAGCGCTTGGTGTAACGATCACGCTTACGCCTGAGCAGGCAGCCTCCTGTCTGCAGGAGATTGGCATTTGCTTCATGTTCGCCCAGCTGTACCACCCTTCGATGAAGCACGCAGCGGGACCACGCAGAGAGCTCGGCATCCGTACGATCTTCAATATGCTGGGGCCGCTTACGAATCCCGCTGGCGCAGACCGCCAGCTGCTGGGCCTGTACGACCGCTCCCGCACGGAGACGATAGCCGAGGTATTGAAGGATCTTGGGCTGAAGCGTGCAATGGTCGTCAGCAGCCATGACGGGCTGGATGAGATCAGCATCTCCGCCGCTACCCAAATCTCGGAATTAAAGGACGGAGCCGTCGTCACCTATTCCATTCAGCCGGAGGAGCTGGGTCTGTCGCGTTATCCCATCTCCGAGGTGCAGGGCGGCGAGCCTGCGGTGAACGCGGCACTGATTGAAGAGGTCTTCCGCGGAGAGCGTCAGGGCGCATATCGCGATATCGTGCTGGCTAACGCGGGGGCATGCATATACTTGGGCGGTCTCGCGCCTACAATACAGGCTGGCGTTGCGCTTGCGGGAGACGTTGTAGACTCGGGACGCGCCAATCAGAAGCTCAAACAGCTTATTCAGAAGACAGGAGAGTTGGCTCATGTTTCTTGATAAAATCGTAGCGACGAAACGAGCGGAGGTTGAGGCGCTCGCATCCAGGTTTCATCTATCTCAATATGAGGCGATGATTGAGGAGCTGCCTGCGACCAAGGGCTTCGAGGCCGCCTTGTCAGCGGATCGCCGGCATCGCGGCATGGGCTTGATTGCCGAGGTGAAGAAGGCATCGCCGTCCAAGGGCCTCATTCGTCCTGACTTCGAGCCGGTGGAGCTTGCTTCCGCGTATGAGGCTGCAGGCGCTGACTGCATCTCCGTGCTGACGGATCGCGACTACTTTCAGGGCTCCAACGAATATTTGATGCGGGTTAGGGAGTCTGTGAAGGCGCCTCTGCTTCGTAAGGACTT
This genomic window contains:
- the trpD gene encoding anthranilate phosphoribosyltransferase, translated to MSDIITMQAALNKVITGQHLTRAEAGGVMSLIMKGEATGAQIGAIAAALRMKGETKDEITGFAELMREHASHVRTEQEGLLDTCGTGGSGIHKFNISTASSIIASAAGIRVAKHGNRAMSGKSGSADVLEALGVTITLTPEQAASCLQEIGICFMFAQLYHPSMKHAAGPRRELGIRTIFNMLGPLTNPAGADRQLLGLYDRSRTETIAEVLKDLGLKRAMVVSSHDGLDEISISAATQISELKDGAVVTYSIQPEELGLSRYPISEVQGGEPAVNAALIEEVFRGERQGAYRDIVLANAGACIYLGGLAPTIQAGVALAGDVVDSGRANQKLKQLIQKTGELAHVS